In the genome of Streptomyces lydicus, the window AGGGCGTCGTCCAGCAGCGCCATGGCCTGCTGCTCGTCGGAGCGGTGGGGCGCTGCGGAGGGCTGTGGGGCATCGGCCGTCCCGGGTACCGAGCGGGCGTCGGCCGTCCCGGGTGCCGGGCGGCCCCAGGCGCAGACCGCCTCCAGCGTGCAGCCGCGGGCCTCGGCCTCGCGGAGGGCGAAGCGGACGGCCGCCATCTCACCGGCCGGGTCGGCGACGCCGAGGAGGACGCGCTCGTGCGTGCCCGCGAGCCCGGCAGGGTCACCGCGGACCACGATCACCGGGCACCGGGCGCGGGCGGCCACCGTCATGCTGACCGACCCGAGCAGCAGGCCGGTGATCTCCCCGTGTCCCCGCGGCCCCAGGACCAGCGCCCAGGCGTGCAGGCCCTCGTTCAGCAGGACGGTGACCGCGTCGTCGGCCAGCACCTCCGCCGAGACCCTGACGTCCGCATGACGCCGGCGGGCGTGGTCGGCGGCGGACGCCACGATGTTCTCCGCGAGCACCTGCTCGACGGGGCGTTCCGGGGCCGACGCCGACGAGGTGCCCTCGTAGCGCTCCCACCGGGAGGCGTGGACGATCCGCAGCGGGAGGGCGTGGCGTGCCGCCTCGTCCACCGCCCAGTCCAGCGACCGGAACGCGGCATCCGATCCATCGGTCCCGACGGTCAGCGGATGCTCCATCGCCGCCACTTCCTTTCGGTCACCTCGGCGAGGGGCCTGAAGGGGCCTACTGCCACCGTCGCACCGTGGTCGGCCGCGCGCAGGGGGGCGGCCGGGTCGTCCCGACGCCGTCCGGCCGGGTCGCGACGGGCCCCCGTGCCCGGCGGGCCGGGGGGTGACGGAGCGCGGCGCGCCCATGGCCCGCAGTCGTGGTGCCATGGAAGGGACACACCGACGAACAACACCGTCACCATGCGAACGGAACCGTCACCATGAGCGGCGCCTCCCTGGCCGCTTGTCTGCAGTCGCTGCGGGCCGTGGTCTTCGACACCGACGGGGTCATCACCGACTCCGCGCGGCTGCACGCCGCGGCCTGGAAGACCGCCTTCGACGCCTGTCTGACGGCCGCGGGCGGGCAACGCCCCTTCGACCCGGTGGACGACTATCTGCGCTATGTCGACGGCCGGTCCCGGCAGGACGGGGCGGCCGCCTTCCTGCGCGCACGGGGCCTCGATCTGCCGCCCGGCACACCAAAGGACCCGCCGGGCACGGACACCGTCGGCGCCGTCGCGGCCCGCAAGGACGAGCTGTTCACCGCGCACCTGCGGACCGGGGCCGTCACCACGTGGCCCGGCACCGTGCGGCTGCTGCGGGTGCTGTGGGACCTCGGGGTGCCGTGTGCCGCCGTCTCGGCGTCCCGCCATGCCACCGAGCTGCTGACCGCGGCCGATGTGTTCGGGCTCTTCGGGGCCGTGGTGGACGGCAACGAGGCGGGCCGCCTGAACCTGCCCGGCAAACCGGACCCCGCGCTCTTCCTCGAAGCGGCCCGGCGGCTCGGTGTCCCGGCCGCGGACACCGCCGTGGTGGAGGACGCCCTAGCCGGTGTCGAGGCCGGCCGCCGGGGCGGATTCGGCCTGGTGGTGGGCGTGGACCGGACGGCAGGACCGTACAGTGCCACCGCCTTGCGCCGCCGTGGCGCCGATGTGGTCGTGGCCGACCCCGGCGAGCTGCTGACGGCCGGGGAGGGGGGATGACGAGCGCCTGGACCTGGCCGTACGGCGGCCGGGGCGGGCGGATGACGCACCCCTGGGCCTGGTCGTACGAGGGGTACGACCCGGAGGCGGAACGGCTGCGCGAAACGCTCTGCGCCCTCGGCAACGGCTACTTCGCCACCCGCGGCGCGGCGTCCGAGGTGCCGGCCGGACCCGCGCACTACCCCGGCACCTACGCCGCCGGCTGCTACAACCGGCTCACCTCGCTGGTGGCGGGCCGCCCGGTCGAGAACGAGGACATGGTCAACCTCCCCAACTGGCTCCCGCTGCGCTACCGGATCTGCCCCGCCGACGCGGCTCCCGGCCCCTGGCTCTCCCCCGACCACCCGCAGCTGGCGGAGCACCGGCAGACCCTGGACCTGCGGCACGGCACGCTGACCCGCTGGTCGGTCTACGAGGACGAGGCCGGCCGGCGGCTGACCGTCGAACAGTGCCGCCTGGTGCACATGGGAGAACCCCATCTGGCCGCGCTGCGCACCTGTTTCCGGGCCCATGGGTGGGCGGGCACGGTGGAGGTGGAGTCCGGGATCGACGGTGCGGTGCGCAATGCCGGCGTCGCGCGCTACCGCGAGCTGGCGGACCAGCATCTGACGGGGTGGGAGACCGGCAGCGAGCGGCCGGACACGGTGTGGCTGAGCTGCCGCACCCTCGACTCGGACATCCGTATCGCGCTGGCAGCGCGGACCCGCGCCTCCTCCGGCCGGGGCGGGC includes:
- a CDS encoding universal stress protein gives rise to the protein MEHPLTVGTDGSDAAFRSLDWAVDEAARHALPLRIVHASRWERYEGTSSASAPERPVEQVLAENIVASAADHARRRHADVRVSAEVLADDAVTVLLNEGLHAWALVLGPRGHGEITGLLLGSVSMTVAARARCPVIVVRGDPAGLAGTHERVLLGVADPAGEMAAVRFALREAEARGCTLEAVCAWGRPAPGTADARSVPGTADAPQPSAAPHRSDEQQAMALLDDALAEAAGAHPAVRVERAVAEGPAHKVLVHRAAAADLLVVGAQRRQGHFGLQPGRVAHTALCHAACPVAVVPRTA
- a CDS encoding HAD family hydrolase, with the protein product MSGASLAACLQSLRAVVFDTDGVITDSARLHAAAWKTAFDACLTAAGGQRPFDPVDDYLRYVDGRSRQDGAAAFLRARGLDLPPGTPKDPPGTDTVGAVAARKDELFTAHLRTGAVTTWPGTVRLLRVLWDLGVPCAAVSASRHATELLTAADVFGLFGAVVDGNEAGRLNLPGKPDPALFLEAARRLGVPAADTAVVEDALAGVEAGRRGGFGLVVGVDRTAGPYSATALRRRGADVVVADPGELLTAGEGG